One region of Malania oleifera isolate guangnan ecotype guangnan chromosome 6, ASM2987363v1, whole genome shotgun sequence genomic DNA includes:
- the LOC131158023 gene encoding probable polygalacturonase has translation MLRCAFWIILCFAALPLFSSRGAQAAAEVTCSGIVPMRYRNDKISITDFGGVGDGRTLNTKAFREAIYRIEHLRRRGGTLLYIPPGVYLTGSFNLTSYMTLYLAKGAVIKATQETWSWPLIAPLPSYGRGRERPGGRYMSFIHADGVRDVIITGENGTIDGQGDVWWNMWRQRTLQFTRPHLIEFMHSSNIIISNVVFRNSPFWNIHPVYSSNVVIRYVTILAPFDSPNTDGIDPDSSSNVCIEDSYIAVGDDLLSVKSGWDEYGIAYGRPSYGITIRRVTGSSPFSGIAVGSETSGGVGNVLAENISLYNMGVGINIKTNIGRGGTIKNITISDVYLGNARKGIKIAGDVGDHPDDNFNPNALPVVNGIAIKNVWGVKVQQPGLIQGLRNAPFTGICLSNINLQGVTGPGARNTDWKCSDVSGAALEVSPLPCSELTSAHQTGLCSINF, from the exons ATGCTTCGATGTGCGTTCTGGATTATCCTGTGCTTCGCGGCCCTTCCGCTGTTCTCGAGCCGGGGGGCTCAGGCGGCGGCGGAGGTAACGTGCTCGGGGATAGTACCGATGAGGTACAGGAACGACAAGATCTCGATCACGGATTTCGGGGGTGTCGGAGACGGGCGGACGCTGAACACGAAGGCCTTCAGGGAGGCGATATATAGGATTGAGCATTTGAGGAGGAGAGGAGGTACGCTTCTCTACATACCTCCTGGGGTTTATCTAACTGGAAGCTTCAATCTCACCAGCTACATGACCCTCTACTTGGCTAAAGGTGCTGTCATTAAGGCTACTCAG GAAACATGGAGCTGGCCTTTAATTGCACCCTTGCCTTCTTACGGAAGAGGAAGAGAGCGTCCTGGAGGGAGGTATATGAGCTTTATCCATGCAGATGGTGTTCGTGATGTGATCATAACTG GCGAGAATGGGACAATTGATGGCCAAGGGGATGTCTGGTGGAACATGTGGAGGCAGAGAACTTTGCAATTCACTAGACCTCATCTCATCGAATTCATGCATTCCAGCAACATTATCATTTCAAATGTAGTATTCCGAAATTCTCCTTTCTGGAACATTCACCCTGTTTACTCCAG TAATGTTGTTATCCGATATGTCACCATATTGGCTCCGTTTGACTCGCCCAACACTGATGGAATTGATCCAG ATTCAAGCTCCAACGTCTGCATAGAGGATTCGTACATTGCCGTGGGAGATGATCTTTTGTCTGTGAAGAGCGGGTGGGATGAGTATGGGATAGCTTATGGCCGCCCTAGCTATGGAATCACCATTCGGAGAGTGACCGGATCATCCCCATTTTCTGGAATTGCAGTTGGAAGTGAGACCTCCGGTGGAGTGGGAAATGTGTTGGCAGAGAACATAAGCCTTTACAATATGGGAGTTGGCATCAACATAAAAACAAACATTGGCAGGGGAGGAACCATAAAAAACATTACGATATCTGATGTTTATCTGGGAAATGCACGCAAGGGGATAAAGATTGCTGGTGATGTAGGAGATCACCCAGATGACAATTTCAACCCGAACGCCCTCCCAGTCGTTAACGGGATTGCGATTAAGAATGTGTGGGGAGTGAAGGTTCAGCAGCCGGGATTGATCCAAGGTCTGAGGAACGCGCCCTTTACCGGGATTTGTCTCTCTAACATAAACCTTCAGGGTGTGACAGGACCCGGAGCTAGAAATACTGACTGGAAGTGCTCTGATGTTAGTGGGGCTGCCCTGGAGGTCAGCCCTTTGCCTTGTTCAGAACTGACCAGCGCCCATCAAACTGGTTTGTGTTCAATTAATTTTTGA